The Mercenaria mercenaria strain notata chromosome 8, MADL_Memer_1, whole genome shotgun sequence genome has a segment encoding these proteins:
- the LOC123565534 gene encoding dual oxidase 2-like — translation MVKSKIMRGSAQHICWINLWIYGCFLGKHTTYAANEDFELTPQDGWFNNLIHPDWGAIDGQLLRKSKVAYSDGVYMPSGKDRPNPFEISYAGHHGPPGLGSMRNRSAFMVFFGQQVVEEILDAQRPGCPREFFNIHFPPDNNRKPNYDPDGKGNIELPVFRSRYDQRTGYSPNNPRQQLNEITPFIDGTLMYGVGKAWTDAIRELSEEKPGRLKAQDPSSPISQSFPADNDIKLPMANPAPPREHELKPVARFWRLGNPRGNENPFLLAFGVLWFRYHNYVADQIHKQHGGLNDEQVFNIARKKVIAVHQKIVMYDWLPNWLRLEKDGTPFKMPAYDKPDEREILEEKDFFFTDPYKGYDPNVHPGISQEFQAAAFRFGHTLVTPGTWIRDKQCNFKLLPIKIPGGSGNSHAVRLCNAYWNPQEFLNSSPEAFENMLMGLATTRVEREDHIVVPDLREHLFGPLEFSRRDLVAINIQRARDHGLPDYNSVREAYGLERKASWEDINTYVVDSTDFPDNESESLYNYTNNYYMQEPIQRVKLLYGNTSAPDNLDLFSGGILETTPDGPGELFRTIILDQFLRIRHGDRFWFENRDNGLFDNATIDEIWNTTILDIVLAITNISANDINANPFFINGSSDQCFQPEQLRADTSDQLDGVPVLEKCTPLQHYDYFSGSEASFALSFLALGLCIPGTIGIMILMAKMKERKLMAARRQQAPRRKDEDPNTYLAVEWVGFKDGERNIKVKFDKDRKKIHVTDRGKRPLRMIDLRFTDKVNFRLSEDKGCTVISVRVPGEIDLVLRFADQVARSEFVTALETFLREMHVERQTLNFKEIMILKDATTKEIRKKLLDQFIRVVCLQAYKREDAETPNFDADTANSVSKIQLTRTEFADALGLKPTSMFVRNMFLMVDKDRNGFVSFQEFMEVFTILAKGGAGDKAEMLFHMHDLRGKGELTQEGFTKMIKSMLDLSDSSLDSSDVATLVSTLYQQAGLRSGQNMTLAAFKKIFASEEYEQTLENATLQLQGAKTQWQGKQSITESFSIRRKTFIQSYEQDATANGHATLDRRHSKIRVQTKTKDLPMTGWQKRLYSFNKYVENYKRQIFWVTLYIFISIGIFVERAYYYSFEREHVGLRRIAGYGVTVTRGAASGMMWTYSCLLITMSRNTITFLRETFLHRFIPFDSLHAMHKFVAALALVFTVTHCVGHGINLYHISTWPSNDLNCVFREYFRSTDKLASFHYWAWTTITGITGIVLTVIVIVMYVFAMPYARRHLFSAFWFTHSFYIFLYIFLILHGSGRLVQAPLTQNYLIGPLVIYVFDKLISFSRKKVEISVQKAELLPSDVLGLTFKRPLNFEYKSGQWVRIACIELGEGEYHPFTLTSAPHEEHLSLHIRAVGPWTMNMRKTYDINNRDGKPFPKLYLDGPFGEGHQDWYRYKVAVLVGGGIGVTPFASILKDIVFKSKTENVRFPCEKVYFIWVTRTQKQFEWLTDIIREVEENDHHRLVNVHIFITQFQQKFDLRTTMLYICERNFQKVCGKSLFTGLRATTHFGRPQFEEFFKSLHHEHPSVKQVGVFSCGPPPMTLNVDRACSAMNKYDDFPTYSHHFENF, via the exons ATACAACATATGCGGCGAATGAAGATTTCGAGCTGACTCCACAAGATGGCTGGTTCAATAATCTTATACATCCAGACTGGGGTGCCATTG aTGGTCAGTTATTACGGAAGAGTAAAGTGGCGTACAGTGACGGTGTTTACATGCCATCAGGAAAGGACAGACCAAACCCTTTCGAAATAAGCTATGCAGGACATCATGGACCACCGGGACTTGGCTCCATGAGAAATAGGAGTGCATTTATGGTGTTCTTCG GCCAGCAGGTTGTAGAAGAGATTCTTGATGCACAAAGACCCGGGTGTCCGAGAGAATTTTTCAACATTCATTTCCCGCCAGACAATAATAGAAAGCCGAACTATGACCCCGATGGTAAAGGAAATATAGAGTTGCCGGTATTTCGCTCACGGTATGATCAACGGACTGGATACTCACCAAACAATCCAAGACAGCAG CTTAATGAAATAACCCCATTTATCGACGGGACTTTGATGTATGGCGTGGGTAAGGCATGGACGGACGCCATTCGAGAGCTGAGTGAGGAGAAGCCGGGCAGACTGAAGGCACAGGATCCCAGTAGTCCTATTTCACAAAGTTTTCCGGCTGATAATGACATCAAGCTTCCCATGGCGAATCCGGCCCCACCTAGGGAACATGAACTCAAACCTGTTGCGAGATTTTGGC GTCTTGGCAATCCGAGGGGGAACGAAAATCCGTTTCTTCTAGCATTCGGAGTACTTTGGTTCCGATACCATAACTATGTGGCTGACCAGATACATAAGCAACATGGAGGCTTAAATGACGAACAAGTTTTCAACATCGCCAGGAAAAAAGTCATTGCAGTACATCAG AAAATCGTGATGTATGACTGGTTACCAAACTGGCTCAGACTGGAGAAGGATGGAACACCATTCAAAATGCCAGCTTATGATAAACCTGATGAAAGGGAAATACTCGAAGAAAAAGATTTt TTCTTTACAGACCCTTACAAAGGCTACGATCCAAATGTTCATCCGGGTATTTCGCAAGAGTTTCAGGCGGCGGCGTTCAGGTTTGGGCACACGCTTGTCACACCGGGTACATGGATAAG GGATAAACAATGCAACTTTAAACTTTTGCCAATCAAAATCCCGGGAGGCAGTGGTAACAGCCATGCTGTTCGTTTATGCAATGCTTATTGGAATCCACAG GAATTTCTGAACTCTTCCCCGGAAGCCTTTGAGAACATGTTAATGGGTCTAGCAACCACTAGAGTAGAGAGAGAAGATCATATCGTTGTCCCGGATTTAAGAg AGCATCTTTTCGGCCCCCTTGAGTTTTCCCGCCGAGATCTTGTTGCTATAAATATCCAGAGAGCACGTGACCATGGACTTCCGGACTACAATTCTGTGAGGGAAGCATATGGCTTGGAACGCAAGGCATCATGGGAAGACATTAATACTTATGTTGTAGATTCTACAGATTTTCCAGACAATGAATCCGAAAGCTTATACAACtacacaaacaattactatatgCAAGAG CCAATTCAAAGAGTAAAACTGTTGTACGGCAACACGTCTGCTCCGGATAACTTAGATTTATTCAGCGGCGGTATCCTGGAAACAACTCCCGACGGCCCCGGCGAATTATTCCGTACAATCATTCTGGACCAGTTTCTTCGTATACGACACGGGGACAGATTCTGGTTTGAAAACAGAGACAATGG GTTATTTGATAATGCAACCATCGatgaaatttggaacacaacaATTCTTGACATTGTTTTGGCAATTACTAACATCAGTGCCAACGATATCAATGCAAATCCGTTTTTTATCAACGGTTCAT CCGATCAGTGTTTCCAACCAGAACAGTTACGAGCAGACACCTCGGATCAGCTTGATGGGGTTCCAGTCTTGGAGAAATGCACACCATTGCAACATTATGACTATTTCTCTGGTAGTGAGGCGTCTTTCGCCTTGTCTTTCCTTGCACTCGGGTTGTGCATACCAG gAACGATTGGCATTATGATACTGATGGCTAAGATGAAAGAAAGGAAGTTAATGGCTGCTCGAAGACAACAGGCTCCGCGCCGGAAAGACGAAGACCCAAATACTTATCTAG CTGTTGAGTGGGTTGGCTTTAAAGATGGCGAGCGAAACATTAAGGTAAAGTTTGACAAAGATCGGAAGAAGATTCACGTGACAGATAGAGGAAAAAGACCACTGCGCATGATCGATTTACGCTTCACGGATAAAGTCAACTTCCGGTTATCAGAAGACAAAGGGTGTACTGTAATATCAGTTCGAGTTCCTGGAGAAATTGACTTG gtaTTGAGGTTCGCTGACCAAGTAGCCAGAAGCGAATTTGTAACGGCACTGGAGACGTTTCTAAGAGAGATGCATGTAGAGAGACAAACCCTTAATTTCAAGGAAATTATGATTCTGAAAGATGCCACGACCAAAGAAATAAGGAAGAAATTGCTGGATCAGTTCATCAGGGTTGTTTGCCTCCAG GCTTACAAAAGAGAAGATGCCGAAACGCCGAACTTCGACGCTGATACGGCAAACTCTGTTTCCAAAATCCAGCTCACCAGAACTGAATTTGCTGACGCCCTAGGGCTCAAACCTACCTCCATGTTTGTACGGAACATGTTTCTGATGGTAGACAAAGACAGGAATGGTTTTGTCAGCTTTCAGGAATTTATGGAAGTTTTCACAATACTTGCAAaag GTGGTGCTGGTGACAAAGCTGAAATGTTATTCCACATGCACGATCTTAGAGGGAAAGGGGAACTTACGCAGGAAGGTTTCACGAAAATGATCAA GTCGATGTTAGATCTCTCTGACTCGAGCCTTGACTCATCAGATGTTGCAACACTAGTATCTACCCTATACCAACAAGCAGGGCTCAGATCCGGGCAGAATATGACATTAGCTGCATTCAAGAAGATATTTGCATCCGAAGAGTACGAACAAACTTTGGAAAACGCAACACTTCAGCTACAAG gAGCAAAGACGCAAT GGCAAGGGAAACAATCCATAACAGAATCATTCAGCATCAGAAGAAAGACGTTTATCCAGTCGTACGA ACAAGATGCTACTGCAAATGGCCACGCCACACTGGACCGTCGACATTCAAAAATTCGAGTACAGACTAAGACAAAAGACTTACCGATGACAGGCTGGCAGAAGCGGCTCTATAGCTTCAATAAATACGTGGAAAATTACAAACGACAGATCTTTTGGGTCACCCTGTACATCTTCATTTCCATTGGCATTTTTGTGGAGAGGGCATACt ATTATTCTTTTGAACGAGAGCACGTGGGATTGCGACGCATCGCCGGATATGGCGTCACCGTGACACGTGGAGCGGCAAGCGGAATGATGTGGACTTACTCGTGTCTGTTGATCACAATGAGCCGAAACACGATCACATTCCTTAGAGAGACGTTTCTACACCGGTTTATTCCATTTGACAGTTTACACGCAATGCATAAATTTGTTGCTGCTTTAGCATTGGTGTTTACAG taacacACTGTGTTGGACATGGTATTAACTTGTACCATATAAGTACTTGGCCTTCAAACGACCTCAACTGTGTGTTTAGGGAATACTTCAGATC GACTGATAAACTAGCATCGTTCCACTACTGGGCATGGACAACAATAACAG GCATTACCGGAATAGTACTGACAGTTATTGTGATAGTAATGTACGTGTTCGCCATGCCGTACGCAAGAAGACATTTATTCAGCGCATTCTGGTTTACTCACAGTTTCTACATCTTCCTGTATATTTTCCTGATATTGCACGGGTCAGGAAGACTCGTGCAGGCTCCACTGACACAGAACTATCTTATTGGTCCACTAGTGATTTACGTCTTTGACAAGCTGATCAGCTTCAGCAGGAAAAAGGTGGAAATTTCCGTCCAAAAAGCAGAACTTTTACCCTCAG ACGTACTTGGTTTAACATTTAAACGACCACTTAACTTCGAGTACAAGTCTGGCCAGTGGGTCCGCATTGCCTGCATAGAGCTTGGCGAAGGGGAGTATCACCCATTCACCTTGACCTCGGCTCCTCACGAAGAACACCTTAGTCTACACATTCGGGCAGTCGGACCATGGACCATGAACATGCGAAAGACTTACGATATTAACAACAGAGATGGAAAGCCGTTTCCTAAG CTTTACTTAGATGGACCATTCGGTGAAGGTCACCAAGACTGGTACAGATACAAGGTGGCTGTTCTGGTTGGGGGAGGTATTGGTGTCACACCATTCGCCTCAATTCTCAAGGACATCGTGTTCAAATCCAAAACAGAAAACGTGAGATTTCCCTGCGAGAAAGTCTACTTCATCTGGGTGACTAGGACACAGAAACAGTTTGAATGGCTGACAGATATAATTCGTGAG GTTGAAGAGAACGACCATCATCGGTTAGTGAATGTTCACATCTTCATAACACAGTTTCAACAGAAGTTTGATCTACGCACAACAATGCTG tatatatgcGAGAGAAATTTCCAAAAGGTGTGCGGTAAAAGTTTGTTCACAGGTCTGAGAGCGACGACCCATTTTGGGCGCCCTCAGTTCGAGGAATTCT